Genomic window (Macaca thibetana thibetana isolate TM-01 chromosome 6, ASM2454274v1, whole genome shotgun sequence):
AAAACTCTCTCGTTCCCTACAAAAGCtagagtttaaaaccagcctgactactgggtatatttttggtttctctctgtcacccaggctggagtgcagtggtgccatctcggctcactgcaagcttcgcctcccaggttcatgccattctcctgcctcagcctcccgagtagctgggactacaggtgtgcaccactatgcctggctaattttttaaatatatttttagtagacacagggtttcaccatgttagccacgatggtcttgatctcctgacctcgtgatccgcctgcctcggcctcccaaagtactgggattacaggcatgagccaccgtgcccagcctatttttggGTTTTTAATGAATGCTTTTCCCATCTATACAGGCATCTCTCTGAAAcattatttactatatatttggCTTGCAATTGCTTTATCTGACTTGGGACTTGAGGGGTAGGTTTTCTGGCATAGTTTCTGTATCCTGATCTAGTATGtcacttataaaatatatatggtggccaggcgcggtggctcatgcctgtaatcccagtactttgggaggccaaggcgggcggatcacaaggtcaagaaatcgagatcatcctggccaacatggtgaaaccccgtctctactaaaaatacaaaaattagctgggcatggtggtgggcacctgtagtcccagctacttggaaggctgaggcaagagaattgcttgaatccaggaggcggaggttgcagtgagttgagatcgcaccactgcactccagcctggcgacagagcaagactccgtctctaaaaaaaagaaaaaatatatgtatacatatacacacatatatatggttagaattttaaaatccagCCTGATGATCATTTTGCTTTTAACTAAAACATTTAGTCCAATTACACTGAATACaattattgatattttcagtttatatgtaacattttattttgtgctatatattttttttgtcttcctttggATTGAGTGTATCTTTGTTATACTATTGTTTTTCTTGTCACTTGCAAGTTATTTGCACAGTTTATTTTCCTTCGTTAGTTATTTAAAGATATTAGGCATTACTTATAAACCATAAGATATTAGGCATCACTTATAAACCATAGTTTAAACTTAATCAATGTCTTTACTCATGCTCTGGATAAAACAAGAACTTAGAACCCTTTAACATGGttactcttttttctgttttagagattTTGTTGTAGATTGCAATTGTATGTTTGCAAGCCCAGAAGTCTTTATTATTACTGATAAACTCCATCTTGAGATTCAAGCAACCTGCCTCTCCATTTGCCTGTTCAAACCTGGAGAGGGCTCCTCCCGACCGTTGCTTGCCTTGAAGTTATACCTTCGGGTTAACATTTTGTCTTGGTGGTCTCCCTGCACCCTGTCCACACCTTTGAATATACCCTTATTATTAAAGTGTTCTTAAACGACTCAGTTTGAGAGTGCTAGGACcctgatgatataatcttataccCATTTTAAGACATTGATCGTTTTTAGCACCTAGTGGAGAGTTCTGTGAAGGGAAAGGACCTTTGAAGCAAGCAGCCTTGCCTGGGAATCTTGGCCCCAACTCCTAAAAGGTCTCAAAGAACAACACAACCACTCTCTCTACATGCCCCCTAAAATTGTAAGATACCCTTCTGCACCAGGTGTGTTTCATTGAGTCCGgtgaaataaaggagaaaaggaagcaaTAGGAGGAGATGGAAAATGTTTAATAAGGACAGGAATTAGTGTTCACAAACCTGTTCCTTCTGGAGATTTTCCAGGACATTTTCTCTGATCCGCAGTAGCTGCACTTCTGGGAGGGCACCTGTGCTGAGGTCCATGTCCAGCTTGGTCCAGACAATGTAGAACTTCTTTCCCATGTCCTCAGTGGTTTTGGCAAGCATCACATGATTCATGCTGAATTGTGCAGATGCAACCATGATGAAGTCATACTGGTTGAACTGCATTTCCATGAGGTAGTTCTCCAGGGTTTTGGTGGCAGACCCTGTGCCAGGCAGGTCCCACAGCACCATATTTGGAAAGTGGGAAGATAAATAAGGGGCACATCTTTGGGTAGCTTTTACCAGCCCAGTAGGAGGTGAGGGCTTCCCCTCATGTCCTGTGTTTCAAAGGGCACTGATGAAGGTGTTC
Coding sequences:
- the IRGM gene encoding LOW QUALITY PROTEIN: immunity-related GTPase family M protein (The sequence of the model RefSeq protein was modified relative to this genomic sequence to represent the inferred CDS: inserted 1 base in 1 codon; substituted 1 base at 1 genomic stop codon) is translated as MDSQYPALACVVPKQSVLENQMYIKCERVYVCMLMTEATNVEKALVGGNLPEVASAINETLKIVSRTPVNIAMAXDSGSGMNTFISALXNTGHEGKPSPPTGLVKATQRCAPYLSSHFPNMVLWDLPGTGSATKTLENYLMEMQFNQYDFIMVASAQFSMNHVMLAKTTEDMGKKFYIVWTKLDMDLSTGALPEVQLLRIRENVLENLQKEQLACRETYLKSTPENSTRPRNM